A single window of Ovis canadensis isolate MfBH-ARS-UI-01 breed Bighorn chromosome 17, ARS-UI_OviCan_v2, whole genome shotgun sequence DNA harbors:
- the FZD10 gene encoding frizzled-10 yields the protein MQRPGPRLWLVLQVMGSCAAISSMDMERPGDGKCQPIEIPMCKDIGYNMTRMPNLMGHENQREAAIQLHEFAPLVEYGCHGHLRFFLCSLYAPMCTEQVSTPIPACRVMCEQARLKCSPIMEQFNFKWPDSLDCSKLPNKNDPNYLCMEAPNNGSDEPARGSGMFPPLFRPQRPHSAQEHQLKDGGPGRAGCDNPGKFHHVEKSASCAPLCTPGVDVYWSRDDKRFAVVWLAVWSVLCFFSSAFTVLTFLIDPARFRYPERPIIFLSMCYCVYSVGYIIRLFAGAESIACDRDSGQLYVIQEGLESTGCTLVFLVLYYFGMASSLWWVILTLTWFLAAGKKWGHEAIEANSSYFHLAAWAIPAVKTILILVMRRVAGDELTGVCYVGNMDINALTGFVLIPLACYLIIGTSFILSGFVALFHIRRVMKTGGENTDKLEKLMVRIGVFSVLYTVPATCVIACYFYERLNVEYWKILATQHKCKMNNQTKNLDCLMATSIPAVEIFMVKIFMLLVVGITSGMWVWTSKTLQSWQNVCSRRFKKKSRRKPASVITSSGIYKKAQHPPKTHLGKYEIPAQPPTCV from the coding sequence ATGCAGCGTCCGGGCCCCCGCCTGTGGCTAGTTCTGCAGGTGATGGGCTCGTGCGCTGCCATCAGCTCCATGGACATGGAGCGGCCGGGCGACGGCAAGTGCCAGCCCATCGAAATCCCGATGTGCAAGGACATTGGCTACAACATGACCCGCATGCCCAACCTGATGGGCCATGAGAATCAGCGCGAGGCCGCCATCCAGCTGCACGAGTTCGCGCCGCTGGTGGAGTACGGTTGCCACGGCCACCTCCGCTTCTTTCTGTGCTCGCTGTACGCGCCCATGTGCACCGAGCAAGtctccacccccatccccgcCTGCCGGGTCATGTGTGAGCAGGCCCGGCTGAAGTGCTCCCCGATCATGGAGCAGTTCAACTTCAAGTGGCCcgactccctggactgcagcaaacTCCCCAATAAGAACGACCCCAATTACCTGTGCATGGAGGCGCCCAACAACGGTTCGGACGAGCCCGCGCGGGGCTCGGGCATGTTCCCGCCGCTCTTCAGGCCGCAGCGACCCCACAGCGCGCAGGAGCACCAGCTGAAGGATGGGGGGCCGGGGCGAGCCGGCTGCGACAACCCGGGCAAGTTTCACCACGTGGAGAAGAGTGCGTCGTGCGCGCCGCTCTGCACGCCCGGTGTGGACGTGTATTGGAGCCGCGACGACAAGCGCTTCGCGGTGGTCTGGCTGGCTGTCTGGTCGGTGCTCTGCTTCTTCTCCAGCGCCTTCACCGTGCTCACCTTCCTTATCGACCCAGCGCGCTTCCGGTACCCCGAGCGCCCCATCATCTTCCTGTCCATGTGCTACTGCGTCTACTCGGTGGGCTACATCATCCGCCTCTTTGCGGGCGCCGAGAGCATCGCCTGCGACCGGGACAGCGGACAGCTCTATGTCATCCAGGAGGGCCTGGAGAGCACGGGCTGCACCCTGGTCTTCCTGGTCCTTTACTACTTCGGCATGGCCAGCTCCCTGTGGTGGGTGATTCTCACCCTCACCTGGTTCCTGGCCGCGGGCAAGAAGTGGGGCCACGAGGCTATCGAGGCCAACAGCAGCTACTTCCATCTGGCCGCCTGGGCCATTCCGGCCGTGAAGACCATCCTGATCCTGGTGATGCGCCGGGTCGCGGGGGACGAGCTGACCGGCGTCTGCTATGTGGGCAATATGGACATCAACGCTCTCACCGGCTTCGTGCTCATCCCCTTGGCCTGTTACCTCATCATCGGCACTTCCTTTATTCTCTCCGGCTTCGTGGCCCTTTTCCACATCCGGAGGGTGATGAAAACGGGTGGGGAGAACACGGACAAGCTCGAGAAGCTCATGGTGCGGATTGGGGTCTTCTCCGTGCTCTACACGGTGCCGGCCACTTGTGTGATTGCCTGCTACTTTTATGAACGCCTCAACGTGGAGTACTGGAAAATCCTGGCCACGCAGCACAAGTGCAAAATGAACAACCAGACTAAAAACCTGGACTGTCTGATGGCCACCTCCATTCCCGCGGTGGAGATCTTCATGGTGAAGATTTTCATGCTGCTGGTGGTGGGCATCACCAGTGGCATGTGGGTCTGGACATCTAAGACTCTGCAGTCCTGGCAGAACGTTTGCAGCCGCAGGTTCAAGAAAAAGAGCCGGAGAAAACCGGCCAGCGTGATCACCAGCAGTGGAATTTACAAAAAAGCCCAGCATCCCCCCAAAACCCATCTGGGGAAATATGAAATCCCTGCCCAGCCTCCCACCTGTGTGTAA